From Oreochromis niloticus isolate F11D_XX linkage group LG1, O_niloticus_UMD_NMBU, whole genome shotgun sequence, a single genomic window includes:
- the terb2 gene encoding telomere repeats-binding bouquet formation protein 2 encodes MFRYKTAWFSSSVPQTCYMFWTSEGGSIAHWRTADYLFSEDATCPDTLRIFESKDYLWNKLTIFHSLFLSACEKRQSVKSVSIGQYVLPPASVQDEVRKVFGQLIWERNNEQSADEHSLKSYNCPTDDEFSEEEISISSGLSDTDSSENEAPLCGRMQKYPVKSTITGYVSMDKLQKYSGDLCDFYCGCFRCFRCKTLCCLPHS; translated from the exons ATGTTTCGCTATAAGACTGCCTGGTTTTCTAGCAGTGTGCCACAGACCTGTTACATGTTTTGGA CTTCAGAGGGGGGCTCCATTGCTCATTGGAGGACAGCGGATTACCTTTTCAGTGAAGATGCTACATGCCCTGATACTCTTAG GATCTTTGAGAGCAAGGATTACCTCTGGAACAAGCTGACAATATTTCACAGCTTGTTTCTGTCCGCCTGTGAAAAGAGGCAGAGTGTGAAGTCTGTGAGCATTGGTCAATATGTGCTGCCTCCAGCCTCCGTACAAGATG AGGTGAGAAAAGTGTTTGGGCAGCTGATTTGGGAGCGTAATAATGAGCAGTCAGCGGATGAG CACTCCCTGAAAAGCTATAATTGCCCAACAGATGATGAGTTCAGCGAAGAAGAAATCAGCATAAG TTCTGGATTATCTGACACCGACTCATCAGAGAATGAAGCACCACTTTGTGGTCGTATGCAAAAATATCCAGTTAAAAGCACGATTACAG GGTACGTCAGCATGGACAAGCTGCAGAAATACTCGGGTGACCTGTGCGATTTCTATTGTGGGTGTTTCCGATGCTTCAGATGTAAAACACTCTGCTGTTTGCCACACTCATAA
- the LOC109201996 gene encoding uncharacterized protein LOC109201996 isoform X1, translating into MFCHVTINPGSTHHFHPAILKRSTLEKGKDIMPRTYRRKTSWGSTPLEEIERAASEVKGGKSIRSVAKERQIDRSTVRRYIKKRDTQEVKSVGYSGTASAKRVFSEEVEKELAEHIKKLAEQFHGISPKKCRELALELAGRNNIPTPSNWTEKGLAGKEWFKNFLARHHLSCRMPEATSLGRATAFNKTTVGEFFDNLAKVIDRYKFPPNMIFNVDETGVTTVQTPKQVVAEKGKKQVGSITSAERVELVTVVCAVNATGNAVPPMFIFPRVRYKDHFIAGAPPGSIGTTTRSGWISEDVFVVFLEHLVQQTKCSPDLPLLLIMDNHEAHISLKALDIAKTSGIVMLTIPPHTSHRLQPLDKCVYGPFKTYYNRALDGWMRSNPGKTASIYQIAGCVNDAFMSAMTPRNISSGFRATGIFPYNRDIFSDAEFEPSMVSDRPNLEQQPAAEGVAPVVSASLSAELPSPDPVHACGSRSDPNHARYVSPTDILPLLKSQQPRKQTNRKRVKTRILTDTPEKQAIERHHEERTNKLKGKKEIIHKKQGMWKRKQTQTKIAVESSSEESDVPIPFEDTSEYESSSDERSEPDVSDLVVGDFVIVRFASKSRSHHYIGLVDSFADNEVSARFLRRIRGITSSKKPTFVFKENDEASFPRKDVLKKLPQPQQAGGTARREQQFIFPCNLDHWNIE; encoded by the exons atgttttgtCATGTGACCATAAATCCAGGAAGCACTCATCATTTCCATCCTGCTATATTAAAGAGGAGCACATTGGAGAAGGG AAAAGATATCATGCCAAGGACCTACAGACGGAAGACCAGCTGGGGCTCAACACCCCTGGAGGAGATTGAAAGGGCAGCGAGTGAAGTCAAGGGAGGAAAGTCCATAAGATCAGTGGCTAAAGAAAGACAAATTGACAGGTCAACAGTCAGGAGATATATTAAAAAGAGGGACACACAGGAGGTCAAATCGGTTGGCTATAGTGGAACAGCTTCAGCAAAGAGAGTCTTCTCTGAGGAGGTGGAGAAGGAGCTAGCAGAGCATATCAAGAAGCTTGCAGAGCAGTTCCATGGCATTTCCCCAAAGAAATGCCGTGAACTGGCATTAGAATTGGCAGGCAGAAACAACATTCCTACTCCCAGCAACTGGACAGAGAAAGGTTTAGCCG GTAAAGAATGGTTCAAGAATTTCTTGGCACGCCACCATCTCTCTTGCCGTATGCCTGAGGCAACATCTTTGGGAAGAGCTACAGCCTTCAATAAGACTACAGTTGGGGAGTTCTTTGACAATCTGGCTAAAGTGATCGACAG GTATAAATTCCCCCCAAACATGATTTTTAATGTTGACGAAACAGGTGTAACAACAGTACAGACACCAAAGCAGGTAGtggcagaaaaaggaaaaaaacaagtggGCTCCATCACATCTGCTGAAAGAGTCGAACTGGTGACTGTAGTCTGTGCTGTCAATGCGACTGGTAACGCAGTCCCTCCGATGTTTATCTTCCCAAGGGTTAGATACAAAGACCACTTCATTGCAGGAGCACCTCCGGGATCAATTGGTACCACTACAAGATCAGGCTGGATCAGTGAAGATGTCTTTGTTGTGTTCCTTGAACATCTGGTTCAGCAGACCAAGTGCTCCCCTGACCTGCCACTGCTGCTAATCATGGATAACCATGAAGCCCACATTTCACTGAAGGCTTTGGACATAGCAAAAACAAGTGGTATTGTAATGCTCACAATTCCACCCCACACTTCCCATCGCCTTCAGCCTCTGGATAAGTGTGTGTATGGTCCATTTAAAACCTATTACAACAGAGCTCTTGATGGCTGGATGAGGTCCAACCCAGGCAAAACTGCCAGCATATACCAAATTGCTGGTTGTGtgaatgatgctttcatgtcaGCAATGACACCACGAAATATCTCCTCGGGATTTAGAGCCACTGGGATTTTCCCTTACAACAGAGATATCTTCTCTGATGCAGAGTTTGAGCCATCCATGGTGTCAGACAGGCCCAACCTGGAGCAGCAGCCTGCCGCTGAAGGTGTTGCACCTGTGGTTTCAGCCTCTCTTTCTGCTGAGCTACCTTCACCAGACCCTGTACATGCATGTGGTTCACGAAGTGACCCCAACCATGCTCGATATGTGTCTCCCACTGATATTCTACCCTTACTCAAAAGTCAGCAgcccaggaaacaaacaaatcGAAAGCGTGTGAAGACACGAATCCTGACTGATACACCTGAAAAGCAGGCAATTGAGAGACACCATGAAGAAAGGACAAATAAACTGAaaggcaaaaaagaaataatccaCAAAAAGCAAGGAATGTGGAAGAGGAAACAAACCCAGACAAAAATTGCAGTGGAAAGCAGCTCTGAGGAGAGTGATGTTCCCATCCCATTTGAAGACACTTCTGAGTATGAGAGTTCCAGCGATGAAAGAAGTGAACCAGATGTCTCAGACCTGGTAGTTGGTGACTTTGTCATCGTAAGATTTGCATCCAAATCCAGGAGCCACCATTACATTGGCCTGGTTGACAGCTTTGCAGACAACGAAGTGAGTGCCAGATTTCTCAGAAGAATCCGAGGGATCACTAGCAGTAAGAAACCCACGTTtgtgttcaaggaaaatgatgaGGCATCTTTCCCACGCAAGGATGTGCTGAAGAAGCTACCTCAACCTCAACAGGCTGGAGGAACTGCAAGGAGGGAGCAACAGTTCATATTCCCCTGCAACCTTGATCATTGGAATATTGAATAG
- the sord gene encoding sorbitol dehydrogenase has protein sequence MAQDNLSLVLHAKGDLRLENRPIPEPGPNEVLLQMHSVGICGSDVHYWQNGRIGDFVLKKPMVLGHEASGRVAKVGSEVKHLKVGDRVAIEPGVPREMDEFFKTGRYNLSPTIFFCATPPDDGNLCRYYTHSANFCYKLPDNVTFEEGALIEPLSVGIHACRRAGVTLGSTVFVCGAGPIGLVCLLAAKAMGASQVVISDLSEERLLMAKELGADFLLTVKRGDGAQQLAKSVEEMLGTQPHITIECTGVESCIQTAIYATRSGGVVVLVGLGSELATVPLINAAVREVDIRGVFRYCNTWPMAIAMLASGKVNVKPLVTHRFPLEQAVQAFETTRQGLGIKVMLKCDKNDQNP, from the exons ATGGCGCAAGACAATCTTTCCCTGGTGCTGCACGCTAAAGGAGACCTGCGGCTG GAAAATCGCCCTATCCCGGAACCAGGACCCAATG AGGTTTTGCTGCAGATGCACTCTGTGGGAATCTGTGGCTCAGATGTGCACTATTGGCAGAATGGCCGGATAGGGGACTTTGTGCTCAAAAAACCCATGGTGCTGGGGCACGAGGCCTCGGGGAGAGTGGCGAAGGTTGGCTCAGAGGTCAAGCACCTTAAAGTGG GTGACAGAGTGGCTATTGAGCCTGGTGTGCCCCGTGAGATGGACGAGTTCTTCAAGACTGGACGCTATAATTTGTCTCCCACTATCTTCTTCTGTGCCACACCCCCTGATGATGGAAACCTCTGTCGCTATTACACACACAGTGCCAACTTCTGTTACAA GTTGCCTGATAATGTCACATTTGAGGAGGGAGCGCTCATTGAACCTTTGTCTGTGGGAATCCATGCCTGCCGAAGGGCTGGAGTGACCCTTGGTAGCACTGTGTTCGTCTGTGGCGCAG GACCTATCGGGTTGGTCTGTCTGCTTGCAGCCAAGGCAATGGGGGCCTCGCAGGTCGTCATATCTG ATCTGTCTGAGGAGCGTCTGTTGATGGCCAAAGAGCTGGGTGCAGACTTCCTGCTGACTGTGAAGAGAGGAGATGGAGCCCAGCAGCTGGCaaagagtgtagaggagatgttGGGGACCCAGCCTCACATTACCATTGAATGCACTGGTGTTGAGAGCTGCATCCAAACTGCCATCTAT GCAACCCGTTCTGGAGGTGTTGTGGTGCTGGTGGGTCTTGGCTCAGAGCTGGCTACAGTTCCTCTGATCAATGCCGCTGTAAGAGAAGTAGACATCAGAGGAGTTTTCCGCTACTGCAATAC CTGGCCAATGGCGATTGCCATGTTGGCGTCAGGTAAAGTGAATGTCAAGCCCCTTGTGACCCATCGTTTCCCTCTGGAGCAGGCAGTCCAAGCCTTTGAGACGACACGTCAGGGTCTTGGAATAAAGGTTATGTTAAAGTGTGACAAAAATGACCAAAACCCCTGA
- the LOC109201996 gene encoding uncharacterized protein LOC109201996 isoform X2 — translation MPRTYRRKTSWGSTPLEEIERAASEVKGGKSIRSVAKERQIDRSTVRRYIKKRDTQEVKSVGYSGTASAKRVFSEEVEKELAEHIKKLAEQFHGISPKKCRELALELAGRNNIPTPSNWTEKGLAGKEWFKNFLARHHLSCRMPEATSLGRATAFNKTTVGEFFDNLAKVIDRYKFPPNMIFNVDETGVTTVQTPKQVVAEKGKKQVGSITSAERVELVTVVCAVNATGNAVPPMFIFPRVRYKDHFIAGAPPGSIGTTTRSGWISEDVFVVFLEHLVQQTKCSPDLPLLLIMDNHEAHISLKALDIAKTSGIVMLTIPPHTSHRLQPLDKCVYGPFKTYYNRALDGWMRSNPGKTASIYQIAGCVNDAFMSAMTPRNISSGFRATGIFPYNRDIFSDAEFEPSMVSDRPNLEQQPAAEGVAPVVSASLSAELPSPDPVHACGSRSDPNHARYVSPTDILPLLKSQQPRKQTNRKRVKTRILTDTPEKQAIERHHEERTNKLKGKKEIIHKKQGMWKRKQTQTKIAVESSSEESDVPIPFEDTSEYESSSDERSEPDVSDLVVGDFVIVRFASKSRSHHYIGLVDSFADNEVSARFLRRIRGITSSKKPTFVFKENDEASFPRKDVLKKLPQPQQAGGTARREQQFIFPCNLDHWNIE, via the exons ATGCCAAGGACCTACAGACGGAAGACCAGCTGGGGCTCAACACCCCTGGAGGAGATTGAAAGGGCAGCGAGTGAAGTCAAGGGAGGAAAGTCCATAAGATCAGTGGCTAAAGAAAGACAAATTGACAGGTCAACAGTCAGGAGATATATTAAAAAGAGGGACACACAGGAGGTCAAATCGGTTGGCTATAGTGGAACAGCTTCAGCAAAGAGAGTCTTCTCTGAGGAGGTGGAGAAGGAGCTAGCAGAGCATATCAAGAAGCTTGCAGAGCAGTTCCATGGCATTTCCCCAAAGAAATGCCGTGAACTGGCATTAGAATTGGCAGGCAGAAACAACATTCCTACTCCCAGCAACTGGACAGAGAAAGGTTTAGCCG GTAAAGAATGGTTCAAGAATTTCTTGGCACGCCACCATCTCTCTTGCCGTATGCCTGAGGCAACATCTTTGGGAAGAGCTACAGCCTTCAATAAGACTACAGTTGGGGAGTTCTTTGACAATCTGGCTAAAGTGATCGACAG GTATAAATTCCCCCCAAACATGATTTTTAATGTTGACGAAACAGGTGTAACAACAGTACAGACACCAAAGCAGGTAGtggcagaaaaaggaaaaaaacaagtggGCTCCATCACATCTGCTGAAAGAGTCGAACTGGTGACTGTAGTCTGTGCTGTCAATGCGACTGGTAACGCAGTCCCTCCGATGTTTATCTTCCCAAGGGTTAGATACAAAGACCACTTCATTGCAGGAGCACCTCCGGGATCAATTGGTACCACTACAAGATCAGGCTGGATCAGTGAAGATGTCTTTGTTGTGTTCCTTGAACATCTGGTTCAGCAGACCAAGTGCTCCCCTGACCTGCCACTGCTGCTAATCATGGATAACCATGAAGCCCACATTTCACTGAAGGCTTTGGACATAGCAAAAACAAGTGGTATTGTAATGCTCACAATTCCACCCCACACTTCCCATCGCCTTCAGCCTCTGGATAAGTGTGTGTATGGTCCATTTAAAACCTATTACAACAGAGCTCTTGATGGCTGGATGAGGTCCAACCCAGGCAAAACTGCCAGCATATACCAAATTGCTGGTTGTGtgaatgatgctttcatgtcaGCAATGACACCACGAAATATCTCCTCGGGATTTAGAGCCACTGGGATTTTCCCTTACAACAGAGATATCTTCTCTGATGCAGAGTTTGAGCCATCCATGGTGTCAGACAGGCCCAACCTGGAGCAGCAGCCTGCCGCTGAAGGTGTTGCACCTGTGGTTTCAGCCTCTCTTTCTGCTGAGCTACCTTCACCAGACCCTGTACATGCATGTGGTTCACGAAGTGACCCCAACCATGCTCGATATGTGTCTCCCACTGATATTCTACCCTTACTCAAAAGTCAGCAgcccaggaaacaaacaaatcGAAAGCGTGTGAAGACACGAATCCTGACTGATACACCTGAAAAGCAGGCAATTGAGAGACACCATGAAGAAAGGACAAATAAACTGAaaggcaaaaaagaaataatccaCAAAAAGCAAGGAATGTGGAAGAGGAAACAAACCCAGACAAAAATTGCAGTGGAAAGCAGCTCTGAGGAGAGTGATGTTCCCATCCCATTTGAAGACACTTCTGAGTATGAGAGTTCCAGCGATGAAAGAAGTGAACCAGATGTCTCAGACCTGGTAGTTGGTGACTTTGTCATCGTAAGATTTGCATCCAAATCCAGGAGCCACCATTACATTGGCCTGGTTGACAGCTTTGCAGACAACGAAGTGAGTGCCAGATTTCTCAGAAGAATCCGAGGGATCACTAGCAGTAAGAAACCCACGTTtgtgttcaaggaaaatgatgaGGCATCTTTCCCACGCAAGGATGTGCTGAAGAAGCTACCTCAACCTCAACAGGCTGGAGGAACTGCAAGGAGGGAGCAACAGTTCATATTCCCCTGCAACCTTGATCATTGGAATATTGAATAG